The following nucleotide sequence is from Gordonia jinghuaiqii.
AAGGACTCGGTGACGCAGCCACTTTCGCGGCCGCCGACATCACCGACGCCGAGCAGTTCGCCACCGCTCTCGACGTCGCCGACGAGCGGGGTGGCCTCCGCGGCCTCGTGCACTGCGCCGGCGCGGGCCGCCGCATGCGCATCCTCGACAAGGAGGGCAAGGCCGGTTCGGCCGAGGACTTCGAGTTCGTCATCAAGCTCAACCTGGTCGGGTCCTTCCTCGCGCTGTCGCTGGGCGCCGAGCGCATCGCCCGCGTCGAACCCGTCGACGGCGAGCGCGGTGCGATCATCCTGACCGCGTCGGTCGCGGCCTTCGAAGGTCAGATCGGTCAGATCAACTACTCGGCGTCCAAGGCCGGCATCGTCGGCATGACCCTGGTCGCCGCGCGCGACCTGGCCAGCAAACTGATCCGCGTGAACACCATCGCGCCGGGCACCATGGACACCCCGCTGCTGGCCCGTCTGCGCGAGGACGTGCGCGCCTCCCTCGCGGCGAGCATCCCCAACCCGTCACGTCTGGGCCGACCCGACGAGTTCGGCCGGCTGGCCGCGAACATCCTGGAGAACGCCTACCTCAACGGGGAGACGATCCGTCTCGACGGCGCCATCCGGATGGCGCCGCGCTGACCGATCGTGCGTCGCGCGAGAAAGTCGCATCCCCACAACGTATTTCGAGAGGAGTCGCCGCGGTGATCGCCCCGGCGCCCACCCACTCAGCTATCGAGTGACCCACCCCGTCGT
It contains:
- a CDS encoding SDR family NAD(P)-dependent oxidoreductase; the protein is MELKGLSVAVTGGASGLGLATAKRVIDAGGLVTLIDLPTSDGQAVAEGLGDAATFAAADITDAEQFATALDVADERGGLRGLVHCAGAGRRMRILDKEGKAGSAEDFEFVIKLNLVGSFLALSLGAERIARVEPVDGERGAIILTASVAAFEGQIGQINYSASKAGIVGMTLVAARDLASKLIRVNTIAPGTMDTPLLARLREDVRASLAASIPNPSRLGRPDEFGRLAANILENAYLNGETIRLDGAIRMAPR